One Candidatus Aminicenantes bacterium DNA window includes the following coding sequences:
- a CDS encoding four helix bundle protein yields the protein MDGDTNLIPPHGGDRKLRSFQTAQLAYDLTVVFCGRFIDKRSRTHDQMVQAARSGVQNIAEGSMASATSKKTEL from the coding sequence ATGGATGGCGACACAAACCTCATTCCTCCCCATGGCGGCGACCGCAAGCTGCGCAGCTTTCAAACCGCCCAGCTGGCGTATGACCTGACGGTTGTTTTTTGCGGCCGTTTCATCGACAAGCGTTCACGTACCCATGACCAGATGGTGCAGGCGGCTCGCAGCGGCGTGCAAAATATCGCCGAAGGAAGCATGGCTTCGGCCACATCGAAGAAAACGGAACTGAA
- a CDS encoding DUF1295 domain-containing protein encodes MVQLLATATVIALIYMILVFIIALARKNNGIVDIAWGLGFILVGTTVFALYGQCRPRQWLALALLWTWGGRLALHIFQRNRGKEEDFRYAAWRKSWGKYFLLRSFGQIFMLQGLLLLVVITPVLLIVGQEQPPLNLLDGLGMLVWLTGFSFETSGDRQLAAFIKNPANRGKLMTGGLWRYTRHPNYFGEATLWWGMAVIALSAPRGWLGLVGPALITFLLLFVSGVPLLEKKYRGRPDFEEYKKKTPIFFPWFPKKP; translated from the coding sequence ATGGTCCAATTGTTGGCTACGGCAACGGTCATCGCCCTGATTTACATGATCCTGGTCTTCATCATCGCCCTGGCCAGGAAAAATAACGGCATCGTCGATATCGCCTGGGGCTTGGGCTTTATCCTTGTCGGCACAACGGTATTTGCCTTGTACGGCCAGTGCCGGCCCCGGCAATGGCTGGCCCTGGCGCTGCTTTGGACCTGGGGCGGCCGTCTGGCCCTGCACATTTTCCAACGCAACCGCGGCAAGGAAGAGGATTTCCGTTACGCCGCCTGGCGCAAAAGCTGGGGAAAATATTTCTTGCTGCGCAGTTTCGGCCAGATATTCATGCTGCAGGGTCTTTTACTGCTGGTGGTCATCACGCCGGTGCTGCTGATCGTCGGCCAGGAGCAGCCGCCATTAAACCTGCTGGACGGCCTGGGCATGCTGGTCTGGCTGACCGGTTTTTCGTTTGAAACCAGCGGCGACCGCCAGCTGGCCGCTTTCATCAAGAATCCGGCCAACCGCGGCAAGCTCATGACCGGCGGCTTGTGGCGCTATACCCGCCATCCCAACTACTTCGGAGAAGCCACTCTGTGGTGGGGCATGGCCGTCATCGCCCTTTCCGCCCCCCGGGGCTGGCTGGGGCTGGTCGGGCCCGCGCTCATCACCTTCCTGCTGCTGTTCGTCTCCGGCGTGCCGCTGCTGGAAAAAAAGTACCGCGGCCGGCCCGATTTCGAGGAGTACAAGAAAAAGACCCCGATCTTTTTCCCTTGGTTCCCCAAGAAACCGTAA
- the uvsE gene encoding UV DNA damage repair endonuclease UvsE has translation MKIGYPCLNRSLGCTSSRTFRLGSYSPERLLATVREKLLCLRRRLEFNRANVLLLFRVTSDLVPFASHPVSRVRWPAVFAAEFAELGAFIKKSGMRISMHPDQFTLINSPDPDIFKRSAAELKYHARVLDLLGLDRSAKIQIHGGGVYNDKPASLDRFCLRFERLEPSVRRRLVVENDDRQYSLDNCLHISRRTGIPVLFDSFHHQLNNEGEELATAISLAAASWRKSDGVPMVDYSSQKKGERRGSHAESISLKGFSRFLRAAGRADFDIMLEIKDKEKSALRARRFLAKMGRI, from the coding sequence ATGAAAATCGGCTACCCCTGCCTCAACCGTTCGCTCGGCTGCACCTCCAGCCGCACATTCCGCCTGGGCTCCTACTCCCCCGAGCGTCTGCTGGCGACCGTTCGTGAGAAGCTGCTATGCCTGCGCCGGCGGCTGGAGTTCAACCGCGCCAACGTCCTGCTGTTGTTCCGCGTCACGTCGGACCTGGTTCCCTTCGCCTCGCACCCAGTCTCCCGAGTCCGCTGGCCGGCAGTGTTTGCCGCCGAATTTGCCGAGCTGGGGGCCTTCATCAAAAAAAGCGGGATGAGGATCTCCATGCACCCCGATCAATTCACCCTGATCAATTCGCCCGATCCAGATATTTTCAAGCGCAGCGCCGCCGAGCTCAAGTACCATGCCCGCGTCCTCGACCTGCTGGGTCTCGACCGCTCCGCGAAAATCCAAATCCATGGCGGCGGCGTCTACAATGACAAGCCGGCGAGCCTAGACCGTTTCTGCCTCCGTTTCGAACGGCTCGAGCCAAGCGTCCGCCGCCGCCTGGTGGTGGAGAACGATGACCGCCAGTACAGCCTCGACAACTGCCTGCACATCAGCCGCCGCACCGGCATCCCCGTCCTTTTCGATTCCTTCCACCACCAGTTGAACAACGAGGGCGAGGAGCTGGCAACAGCCATTTCCCTGGCAGCGGCCAGCTGGAGAAAAAGCGACGGCGTGCCCATGGTCGACTACAGCTCGCAGAAAAAGGGCGAACGCCGCGGCAGCCACGCCGAGAGCATCAGTCTGAAGGGCTTTTCCCGCTTCCTGCGTGCGGCCGGCCGCGCCGATTTTGACATCATGCTGGAAATCAAAGACAAGGAGAAGAGCGCCTTGCGCGCCCGCCGCTTCCTGGCTAAAATGGGACGGATCTGA